A portion of the Leptospirales bacterium genome contains these proteins:
- a CDS encoding TetR/AcrR family transcriptional regulator has translation MGIAERKEREKQERRRAILDNARQLIQEKPYEDITMEDLARRLELSRATLYLYFRNKNEIYATMLAEGLRELEAGYQRVLSSAISDPMDRLKGFALVFFDFYTRNHSYFDLIVTKRSELLKDVAEDTLTEFEKAGQSVIQPLVNVYQEGVLSGRFPAHPPDKMAWMLRAVAIGFAVGIREGKIKFPEDLPLAEELLLYGMRGRPEA, from the coding sequence GTGGGCATTGCCGAGCGCAAGGAACGTGAAAAACAGGAACGACGCAGAGCGATCCTGGACAACGCACGGCAATTGATTCAAGAGAAGCCCTACGAAGATATTACGATGGAGGACCTGGCGCGCCGCCTGGAGCTTTCGCGCGCCACGCTGTACCTCTATTTTCGCAATAAGAATGAAATCTATGCAACGATGCTGGCCGAAGGCCTGCGAGAGCTGGAAGCTGGCTACCAGCGCGTCCTGAGCAGCGCAATCAGCGATCCAATGGACCGTCTGAAGGGCTTTGCGCTGGTATTTTTTGACTTCTATACGCGCAACCACAGCTATTTTGATCTTATTGTAACCAAGCGAAGCGAACTCTTAAAAGACGTCGCCGAGGACACGTTGACCGAATTCGAAAAAGCCGGTCAGTCGGTTATCCAGCCGTTGGTCAATGTCTACCAGGAAGGCGTGCTGTCCGGACGCTTCCCCGCCCATCCGCCGGACAAAATGGCCTGGATGCTGCGCGCCGTTGCCATTGGCTTTGCGGTAGGCATTCGCGAGGGTAAAATCAAATTTCCGGAAGATCTGCCGCTGGCAGAGGAATTGCTGCTCTACGGAATGAGGGGGCGACCCGAAGCCTGA
- a CDS encoding disulfide oxidoreductase — protein sequence MSETQVQQEKFRPEMTVGEAMALHADAALVFSSYHLGGCSHCSINELETIEQVCQGYGVPLDQLIDSLNNLLDN from the coding sequence ATGTCTGAAACGCAAGTCCAACAAGAAAAGTTCCGTCCGGAGATGACCGTCGGCGAGGCCATGGCTTTGCATGCTGACGCCGCCCTGGTTTTTTCCAGCTACCATCTGGGCGGTTGTTCACACTGCTCCATTAATGAACTGGAAACCATTGAACAGGTTTGCCAGGGCTACGGCGTGCCGCTGGACCAGCTGATCGATAGCCTGAACAATCTGCTCGACAATTGA
- a CDS encoding 6-carboxytetrahydropterin synthase, giving the protein MNFDRDAHPEISGEVGSFHQARGQFFVRIEGRFESAHYLYRYFPDGSDEPMHGHSWLVELFLARSDGGIGVDGISFDFLNVRRRLDQMIERIEHVCINDLREFKGVNPTSENIARWFFAGLRAAVAASSGRLLEIRIHEGPQNIAVFRPD; this is encoded by the coding sequence ATGAATTTTGACCGCGATGCGCATCCAGAGATCTCGGGCGAGGTGGGAAGCTTCCACCAGGCAAGGGGGCAGTTCTTCGTTCGGATTGAAGGTCGCTTTGAGTCCGCGCACTACCTCTATCGCTATTTTCCCGACGGCAGCGACGAACCGATGCATGGACATAGCTGGCTGGTGGAACTGTTCCTGGCCCGCAGCGACGGCGGCATTGGCGTCGACGGCATCAGCTTCGATTTTCTAAATGTGCGTCGCCGCCTGGACCAGATGATAGAGCGGATCGAGCACGTCTGCATCAATGATTTACGCGAGTTCAAGGGAGTGAACCCAACTTCCGAAAATATAGCGCGCTGGTTTTTTGCCGGCCTGCGTGCGGCGGTTGCTGCCAGCAGCGGCCGCCTGCTGGAGATTCGAATCCATGAAGGGCCTCAGAACATTGCTGTTTTTCGACCGGATTGA
- a CDS encoding peroxiredoxin yields MDHSAKPRTGDQAPNSRVTVTEGSVHSLSELAGPKGLIIYFYPKDNTPGCTREACDFRDRRNELDRLGYGVVGVSADSVQSHQRFSESQSLNFPLIADEQHSLIKKFGAFGEKKMYGRSFDGILRTTFVLDKTLNVQKVYDAVKVEGHVNHLIDDIKNHRLGGAAPSRKKQTSAAAIGGARKKGASSAKSALRKPASAAKKTSKKKAAKKSTTRKR; encoded by the coding sequence ATGGATCACTCGGCAAAACCCAGAACAGGCGATCAGGCGCCGAATTCGCGTGTTACTGTCACCGAGGGCAGCGTCCATTCGCTCAGCGAGCTGGCCGGCCCCAAAGGTTTGATTATCTACTTTTATCCAAAAGATAACACTCCGGGCTGCACGCGCGAGGCATGCGACTTTCGTGATCGACGCAATGAGCTTGATCGTCTGGGTTACGGCGTGGTTGGCGTATCTGCTGACAGCGTCCAATCCCACCAGCGCTTCAGCGAAAGCCAGAGTCTCAACTTTCCGCTGATCGCTGATGAGCAGCACAGCCTGATCAAGAAATTCGGGGCCTTCGGCGAGAAGAAGATGTACGGAAGAAGTTTTGATGGCATCCTGCGTACAACCTTTGTTCTGGACAAGACGCTCAATGTGCAGAAGGTTTATGATGCCGTCAAGGTCGAGGGACACGTCAATCATCTGATTGACGATATCAAGAACCACCGACTGGGCGGCGCCGCGCCCTCGCGCAAGAAACAAACATCCGCTGCTGCAATCGGCGGCGCCCGCAAAAAGGGCGCCTCTTCTGCGAAGTCCGCGCTTCGCAAGCCGGCCTCTGCCGCCAAAAAGACCAGCAAGAAAAAGGCGGCGAAGAAATCAACAACGCGCAAACGCTAA
- a CDS encoding toxin-antitoxin system YwqK family antitoxin: MPRIPIALSVLLLPLSIFAAEPARPGAVTSGARFDERARVWVEQNGNRQVVWYENGIKKAEGDFRGNQRQGDWVFYYAGGQKKAEGPFRANQRHGHWRLYDAQGRLSSEGDYASDRREGEWLSYYASGKMETRGSYRAGKRQGAWINYYESGQVFYNGSYNNDLAEGQWTYYYAGGQMYQQGQYLADRRTGPWTICVQPGECAQEMISAPNVPRQAGITLESALPQGPAARDTSNPAGILDSLEHGGVPDQTPALLNDRWGE; the protein is encoded by the coding sequence ATGCCCCGCATCCCCATTGCGCTCTCAGTCCTACTCTTGCCGCTGAGTATTTTTGCCGCCGAACCGGCGCGTCCCGGCGCCGTAACCAGCGGCGCTCGCTTTGATGAGCGCGCTCGCGTCTGGGTCGAACAGAATGGCAACCGCCAGGTCGTCTGGTACGAAAACGGCATCAAAAAGGCCGAGGGGGACTTTCGCGGGAATCAACGCCAGGGCGACTGGGTCTTCTACTATGCAGGCGGCCAGAAAAAAGCCGAAGGCCCCTTCCGCGCCAATCAACGGCACGGTCATTGGCGTCTGTATGACGCTCAAGGTCGCCTCAGCTCAGAGGGCGACTATGCCAGCGACCGGCGCGAGGGCGAATGGCTCAGCTATTATGCCTCGGGCAAAATGGAAACGCGCGGCAGCTACCGCGCCGGAAAACGCCAGGGCGCCTGGATCAACTACTATGAAAGCGGCCAGGTCTTCTACAATGGATCGTACAACAACGATCTCGCCGAAGGTCAGTGGACCTACTACTATGCTGGCGGCCAGATGTATCAGCAAGGCCAGTACCTGGCTGACCGGCGAACAGGGCCGTGGACGATCTGCGTCCAGCCAGGCGAGTGCGCCCAGGAAATGATTTCGGCGCCTAACGTGCCCCGCCAGGCAGGCATCACTCTGGAGTCGGCTTTGCCCCAGGGACCGGCCGCACGCGATACCTCGAATCCCGCCGGCATCCTCGACAGCCTGGAACATGGCGGAGTGCCCGACCAGACGCCGGCGCTGCTCAACGATCGCTGGGGCGAGTAG
- the trxB gene encoding thioredoxin-disulfide reductase, whose translation MGEAQNQPHRVVIIGSGPAAHTAAIYAARANLSPVLFEGFMAGGIAAGGQLTTTTEVENFPGFPEGVMGVELTDLFRKQSLRFGAAIHTETISRVDFSRRPFQLWREGLEDEAPTLAHSVIIATGATARRMALPGEERYWQHGISACAVCDGALPLFRDAPLAVIGGGDSAAEESMFLTKYASRVYLIHRRDRLRASQIMQERVLKNSKIEIVWNHVPVAAAGDERQLRSLQVRDVNSGAERQLAVNGLFYAIGHKPNTEPFVGQIQLDADGYIHTEAGATRTSVEGVFAAGDVQDKRYRQAITAAGSGCMAALDAERWLEAQGIE comes from the coding sequence ATGGGCGAAGCACAGAATCAGCCGCATCGGGTGGTCATCATAGGCAGCGGTCCAGCGGCGCATACCGCCGCAATTTACGCAGCGCGAGCCAACCTGAGCCCTGTCCTGTTTGAGGGATTTATGGCCGGCGGTATTGCTGCTGGCGGTCAGCTGACGACCACGACAGAAGTGGAGAATTTCCCCGGCTTTCCTGAAGGCGTCATGGGCGTCGAGCTCACCGATTTGTTTCGCAAGCAGTCTCTTCGCTTCGGCGCCGCGATTCATACTGAGACTATAAGTCGCGTTGATTTCAGCCGTCGCCCCTTCCAGTTATGGCGCGAAGGGCTCGAGGACGAAGCGCCCACGCTGGCGCATAGCGTCATCATTGCAACCGGGGCCACCGCCCGACGCATGGCGCTGCCCGGCGAGGAGCGCTACTGGCAGCACGGCATATCCGCCTGCGCTGTTTGCGACGGGGCCCTCCCCCTGTTTCGCGATGCTCCGCTGGCTGTAATCGGCGGCGGCGATTCAGCCGCCGAGGAAAGTATGTTTCTCACTAAGTATGCGTCGCGCGTATACTTGATCCACCGGCGCGATCGACTGCGCGCTTCGCAGATCATGCAAGAGCGCGTGCTGAAGAATTCAAAAATCGAAATCGTCTGGAACCATGTCCCCGTAGCCGCCGCCGGCGATGAGCGTCAACTTCGCTCTTTGCAGGTGCGGGACGTTAACAGCGGCGCTGAACGCCAGCTGGCGGTCAACGGGCTGTTTTACGCCATTGGTCATAAGCCAAACACTGAGCCATTTGTTGGCCAGATCCAACTCGACGCTGATGGATATATCCACACCGAAGCCGGCGCAACGCGCACCAGCGTGGAAGGCGTCTTCGCTGCAGGCGACGTGCAGGACAAACGCTATCGCCAGGCTATCACAGCGGCGGGCAGCGGTTGTATGGCGGCGCTGGATGCCGAACGCTGGCTGGAAGCGCAGGGCATAGAGTAG
- a CDS encoding lysophospholipase has translation MNAGAVREVRGRFRTVDGLALEWRAWMLRNAPIWRSLVIHHGLGEHCGRYETVLEAARESQCNVFSFDARGHGLSPGPRGDAPALQALVDDLDNFLQFLNDELGLRRPVLLGHSMGGLIAAAFALSRSNQWHLQRLCLSAPAFRPHLSTIQRLKENVARALYLLRPDLALASGLPTEGISRDRLQVARYRGDALVHDRISVRLALGLIDGGRAALASAPRLRIPCLVQHGEADPITDSSASRLFYEQISSEHRRLCLYPEGRHESFHELPDVRDRALNDLCDWLEEAWQDRALEEGVRSQPEGEPALAGLTGAAPEAGN, from the coding sequence ATGAATGCAGGCGCAGTGCGCGAGGTTCGCGGTCGCTTTCGGACAGTCGATGGTCTGGCGCTTGAATGGCGCGCCTGGATGCTGCGCAACGCGCCCATCTGGCGCAGTCTGGTAATCCATCACGGTCTTGGAGAACATTGCGGCCGCTATGAAACAGTTCTGGAAGCTGCGCGCGAGAGCCAGTGCAATGTCTTCAGCTTTGACGCACGCGGCCACGGTTTGTCGCCGGGTCCGCGCGGCGATGCTCCCGCCCTTCAGGCGCTGGTCGACGACCTGGACAATTTTCTGCAGTTCTTGAACGATGAACTTGGGCTTCGCCGCCCGGTGCTCCTCGGGCACTCCATGGGCGGACTGATCGCGGCGGCTTTTGCTTTGAGCCGCTCCAACCAGTGGCATCTGCAGCGACTCTGTCTGAGCGCGCCCGCCTTTCGCCCCCATCTATCCACAATCCAGCGCCTCAAGGAAAATGTAGCAAGGGCGCTCTACCTGTTGCGCCCCGATCTTGCCCTGGCCAGCGGGCTGCCCACGGAAGGCATCAGTCGCGATCGTCTGCAGGTTGCCCGCTACCGCGGCGATGCCCTGGTCCACGATCGCATTTCTGTGCGCCTGGCGCTGGGCCTGATCGACGGCGGCCGAGCCGCTCTGGCCTCCGCTCCCCGGCTGCGCATTCCCTGCCTGGTGCAACATGGCGAGGCCGACCCCATTACAGACTCCAGCGCTTCGCGTCTCTTCTATGAGCAAATCAGTTCGGAACATCGACGGCTGTGCCTCTATCCCGAGGGCCGCCACGAAAGCTTCCACGAACTGCCCGATGTTAGAGACCGGGCCCTCAACGATCTATGCGATTGGCTGGAGGAAGCCTGGCAGGACCGCGCCCTGGAAGAAGGCGTCCGAAGCCAGCCGGAAGGCGAACCGGCTTTAGCCGGACTGACGGGCGCTGCACCAGAAGCAGGGAACTAA
- the pyrB gene encoding aspartate carbamoyltransferase, which translates to MSLAPFAHTNILDADQFSREDLDYLLQAVRKLRDLMPGGKAFGLLQGRILASLFFESSTRTRLSFETAMQRLGGRVISTVGFQFSSISKGETLYDTMKMVEAYSDIAVIRHPVEGSSRVAAAAVKIPVINAGDGAGQHPTQALLDLYTIAEERGLPDGLRVAFIGDLKFGRTIHSLIRLLYNYNTELVLISPVDLAIPESYRKEMRKRNISFEETEDPRAIWDCDVAYVTRIQEERFVDRSEYEKLRNSYSINREFVIASRKPTLIMHPLPRVNELSTDVDDLGNAAYFRMAGYGVLVRMALLMLCLKQPIPGL; encoded by the coding sequence ATGTCCCTGGCGCCCTTCGCTCATACCAATATTCTCGACGCAGATCAGTTCAGCCGTGAGGACCTGGATTATCTGCTGCAGGCGGTGCGCAAGCTGCGCGACCTGATGCCAGGCGGCAAGGCCTTTGGTCTGCTGCAGGGGCGGATCCTCGCTTCCCTTTTCTTTGAATCATCCACGCGTACGCGGCTGAGCTTTGAAACGGCCATGCAACGTTTGGGCGGACGCGTGATCAGCACGGTCGGCTTTCAGTTTTCCAGCATCAGCAAAGGCGAAACGCTCTACGACACAATGAAGATGGTAGAGGCCTACTCTGATATTGCCGTCATACGCCATCCGGTGGAAGGCTCCAGTCGCGTCGCCGCCGCCGCCGTAAAGATACCGGTGATCAATGCCGGCGACGGGGCCGGGCAGCATCCCACGCAGGCGCTGCTCGATCTGTATACGATTGCCGAAGAGCGCGGACTGCCCGACGGCCTGCGCGTTGCCTTCATCGGCGATTTGAAATTTGGGCGAACAATTCACAGTCTGATTCGACTGCTCTACAACTACAATACAGAACTGGTCTTGATATCGCCGGTAGACCTGGCCATCCCCGAATCCTACCGCAAGGAAATGCGCAAGCGCAATATCTCCTTTGAAGAAACGGAAGATCCGCGCGCCATCTGGGATTGCGATGTTGCCTACGTAACGCGCATCCAGGAAGAGCGCTTTGTCGATCGTAGCGAATACGAGAAGCTGCGCAACAGCTACAGCATCAATCGCGAGTTTGTCATAGCGTCGCGCAAACCAACGCTGATCATGCATCCTCTGCCGCGCGTGAACGAACTATCCACCGATGTGGACGATCTGGGTAACGCCGCCTACTTTCGCATGGCCGGCTACGGCGTACTGGTGCGTATGGCGCTGTTGATGCTCTGCCTGAAGCAGCCAATTCCGGGGCTGTAA
- a CDS encoding leucyl aminopeptidase, translating into MSEFRIPALRFEIRKETAAGRRLRLIACFKDSSGADLEKLSASHGLRQQLAAHEELGAWKAAAGQSLLLADRNVMLLGLGEAAAFHPETWCSAFRAAGEKLGRFKDYALEVVISDEVRDAVARYSGAESDFRKRLSLSFSGARRRRKGAGNARNKSGESEDLPDYVGPYSLEELIAQSVASLNTGAEPMETLKSSTDRGAKSRSPRKDLRGDSIALHFSGKSPAAQKLRAAGERGLQLARALHGARYVASLPGNHFHPEHYERYARQIAHEAGLKLRVFGRPELEKLGAGGILAVGRGSAISPRMIVLEYTPPRSRIQQPVVLVGKGVTFDTGGISLKPPAEMHEMKYDMCGSALALHTIALASRRKLPTPLVAILGIVENMPDGAAIKPGDVYTALNGLTVEVQNTDAEGRLVLADALSYACKHYDSLCLLDFATLTGACVIALGHEAAGLMTASEDLAQRLDLASRKSLDRLWRLPHWAAYGGGLKSDTADLRNIAGRPAGTVTAMRFLSRFVSDETPWAHIDIAGVAWRGKGAGSQPRGATGWGLRLMNQFLEDLIQDAD; encoded by the coding sequence ATGTCCGAATTCCGAATTCCCGCGCTGCGCTTTGAGATAAGAAAGGAGACGGCCGCTGGCCGTCGCTTACGATTGATTGCCTGTTTCAAAGATAGCTCAGGCGCCGATCTTGAAAAATTGTCCGCAAGCCATGGTTTGCGCCAGCAATTGGCCGCGCATGAGGAACTCGGCGCCTGGAAGGCGGCTGCAGGCCAGAGTCTTCTACTTGCCGATCGCAATGTCATGCTACTTGGTTTGGGCGAGGCGGCCGCGTTTCACCCTGAAACCTGGTGCAGCGCCTTTCGAGCTGCGGGCGAAAAGCTTGGCCGCTTCAAGGACTATGCGCTGGAAGTTGTGATCAGCGATGAAGTGCGCGATGCGGTGGCCCGCTACAGCGGCGCCGAGAGCGATTTCCGGAAACGTCTGTCGCTTTCTTTCTCCGGAGCGCGCCGTCGCCGCAAGGGCGCCGGCAACGCCAGGAACAAGAGCGGCGAGAGCGAGGATTTGCCCGACTATGTTGGTCCTTACTCGCTTGAGGAATTGATCGCGCAGTCCGTCGCCTCTTTGAATACGGGCGCCGAGCCAATGGAAACCTTGAAGAGTTCGACGGACCGCGGCGCAAAGAGTCGATCGCCCAGGAAAGACTTACGCGGCGATTCGATTGCGCTCCACTTCAGCGGAAAAAGTCCGGCAGCCCAGAAGTTGCGCGCTGCCGGCGAAAGAGGCCTGCAGTTGGCCCGGGCGCTTCATGGCGCACGCTACGTAGCCTCTTTGCCCGGAAACCACTTCCATCCGGAACACTATGAACGCTACGCGCGTCAGATCGCACACGAAGCAGGATTGAAGCTTCGCGTCTTTGGCCGTCCAGAGCTGGAGAAGCTGGGCGCCGGAGGAATCCTGGCGGTAGGCCGCGGTTCTGCAATCAGCCCCCGAATGATCGTTCTGGAATACACGCCGCCGCGTTCGCGCATCCAGCAGCCGGTGGTACTTGTAGGCAAGGGCGTTACCTTTGATACGGGCGGCATTTCCTTGAAACCGCCAGCCGAAATGCACGAGATGAAGTACGACATGTGCGGTTCGGCTCTGGCCCTGCACACAATCGCTCTTGCCTCACGGCGCAAGCTTCCCACGCCCCTCGTGGCGATTCTGGGCATTGTTGAGAATATGCCCGACGGCGCTGCAATCAAACCGGGCGACGTCTACACAGCATTGAACGGGCTGACAGTGGAAGTGCAGAATACCGATGCCGAGGGAAGGTTGGTACTGGCCGACGCTCTGAGCTACGCTTGCAAGCATTACGATTCGCTCTGTCTGCTCGATTTCGCCACATTGACCGGCGCCTGCGTCATTGCGCTGGGGCATGAGGCCGCGGGCTTGATGACTGCCTCCGAGGATCTGGCGCAGCGCCTGGATCTGGCCTCGCGGAAATCTCTGGATCGTCTCTGGCGTCTGCCGCACTGGGCCGCTTATGGCGGCGGGCTCAAGTCCGATACCGCCGATCTGCGAAACATCGCCGGAAGGCCGGCAGGAACTGTGACGGCCATGCGCTTTCTTTCACGTTTTGTAAGCGATGAGACGCCGTGGGCGCACATCGACATAGCTGGCGTTGCCTGGCGAGGCAAAGGCGCCGGATCACAGCCGCGCGGCGCAACGGGCTGGGGACTGCGCTTGATGAACCAGTTTCTCGAGGATCTGATTCAGGATGCTGATTGA
- the queF gene encoding preQ(1) synthase, translating into MSEQKSEYDERQDHIRALRLPDIEVFRNIYADREYAIDLEIPEFTAICPKTSLPDFGVIYLRYVPDQWCLELKSLKEYFGAFRNIGIFHENVVNRSLDDLVRCAAPRSLRIRADYNVRGGIKTRVSAIYRKTEASMPLR; encoded by the coding sequence GTGAGCGAACAGAAATCGGAATACGACGAACGACAGGATCACATCCGCGCCTTGCGGCTGCCTGACATTGAGGTCTTTCGTAACATCTATGCTGATCGAGAATATGCCATTGACCTCGAAATTCCGGAGTTCACTGCAATCTGCCCGAAGACATCCCTTCCGGACTTTGGCGTCATCTACCTGCGCTACGTTCCTGACCAGTGGTGCCTGGAGTTGAAGAGTCTCAAGGAATACTTCGGCGCATTTCGCAACATCGGCATATTTCATGAGAATGTAGTTAATCGCAGCCTGGATGATCTGGTCCGCTGCGCCGCGCCTCGCTCCCTGCGCATCCGCGCTGATTACAATGTGCGCGGCGGGATCAAAACGCGAGTCAGTGCAATCTACCGTAAGACGGAAGCAAGCATGCCGCTGCGGTAA